AGTTAACATCAAACTGACGTTACTACCGTTCGTCGGTTAACGTTTGCTACCAGTAACGTCACACTTTGACATTTAAGAAAACGCCAACATGACATTACGTAGCTAACCTACATGGGGGATGCTAACAATGTCGGTGGTTATGGAAACGCGTGAAACGGCTAGCCGTAAAGTTTGTTACTTAATTTGGTATTTTAAACCTTATTGAATAATGAGAACACGAACAATAACAGTAGTAAATTGTGAGGAGAAGCTCGTAAGTTGAACTTCCTCTTGGATACAGGCAGTTAAGCCTGAAAAAGTGAGGTACAGAAAACCCCTGACACAGCTAAGTTTAAGGACAACAGTTTAAGGAAGCTTATGCAAACACTGTAATTGCGTAATAACAACTTATTAGGCATGTCTTGACTAGCGAGCCGTATTTCTGTGGTATTTGTGGCTGTCACTTAGGAGAGTTTACCCATCATGATACCTTGAAACACTTTCATTGACTCATCCATGTGTATCTCCTGGAATGATTCTGTTGTTTCTCAGTGGAGATCAACTAATTTAAGGCAGTTTTTGTAAATCTGCATAACCAAATGGGGATGTGTCAAAATTACAGACAGATTAAAGCAAACCAGATAACCTTCACTGGAAAGCATTGTAGAaccactgaaacactgaaagatACTTCATGAATGAATCACTCAGATCAATTGCACACTGCTCTGACAAAACAGGTCTGTAGTAAACCCATGCAGTTATTTCATTCAGACCAAATTAAATGATCGGTTGGCCTGTTTGCCTAGCCTTGTGCATGGCCTTGCCTAGTCCTCCACAAGGCTCGGCAGATATATGGTTAAAGCTTTGGCAAGCTAGTTGAACACGAATAGCAGtgaaagtgcagccaaaattcctcaatgctaacatgctagctcaACAGCTGTAAGTACTAACAGTAACCATGTTCGTTGGTGATGTTCATTTTGGTAATGTTAGGTGCTTCCTTTCGTGTCAGCTCCAGTACACCCCCTGAGCCGACAGACTCTCTCATTCAGCAGCTAGCACAGTagcacagtacacacacacacacacacacacacacacacacacacacacacacacacacacacacacacagcatttctgGCCAGATAAAACCAGTGTTAAAACAATGAATCCATAAGTTGATTATAGTGGTGAGAGATATTTGTTGTTGTCACCTAACACCTTTGCCCTCTTAAAGCACTTCCACTATACCTTCAGCACTCAGGCATGACGGTTGTTGATTGTTCAGCGGCCCATCTTCTCACTTTCCAACAGTGATTGTATGCAAATCAATGAATGTGGAATTAatcagtggcttttttttttcatatctgtGTAGACAAACCTTCCCATTTTCAAGCTGAAGGACTCCTGTGTGAGAAGAAGATACAGTGACTTTGAGTGGTTAAAGAATGAGCTGGAAAGAGACAGTAAGGTGAGTGGGCAATAATGATATTCTTCAGGCTAATAATTTAAGCAGGCTGGCTTGCGCAAACTAATAATTACAGTGATCTGATAAATGACCGTGTTAGTGGAATAATATCGTCATGGAAAGTAAGCACTAGcaggttttcttctctgtgttaaTATGGCAAATGAAAATGCAAGGTGTGTGGTGTCCTCCTTATTAACTGTGCTAGTTCAGAGTTCCCATGTCTCTTCACTGCCGCTCTGAATAAGTTTATGACTTGGCTGCAGCTCAGATATATTGATGGGAATGTCTGTGGTTTTGACATTACAGCACAGCAAGTATGGATTTTGAAGTTTATATTTTGGTggcatatttttcatttttcttattaCTTGTGTTGACCCGTGACGCCTTCAGATTGTAGTACCATCTCTGCCGGGCAAAGCCCTGAAGAGACTGTTGCCATTCCGTGGAGATGAGGGCCTTTTTGAGGAGTCCTTCATTGAGGAGCGGCGACTGGGCCTGGAGCAGTTCATCAACAGGTCAGTCAATTCAACAGCTTTAAGATGAAATGTATACTTTTTGTTTGCAGGTGTAAATCAAATGTAAAACTGTGTTGCCAAAGATGTTTAGCCCTACACACGGCTTAACCTAATCTATATCTGTGCGTCAACTAACTAATCCTCGTTTGCGTTTCACCAGCCTCCACgagcagcatttaaaatgagtgaATTTTGTCTATTGttcgtccgtctgtctgtgtgtgtctgtttctgtagaATTGCAGGTCACCCGTTGGCCCAGAACGAGCGCTGTCTTCACATGTTTCTGCAAGAGGAAAGCATTGACCGTAACTACATTCCTGGAAAAGTACGACACTAGGGTTACTAAGGGAGGTTGGTGGGGGTTAAACTAGGGGGTGTAGATTGGACTGTCTCTCgcctttctcttccctcccGTCTTCTCTtcgtctgtctttctgcttctctcgtgctctctctctctctctctctctctctctgtctctgtctctgtctgtgtataTCGTTGTAAATTCATATTCTCTCTATCATGGAGTTAGAGTATGTTCTCCTGCTATATATTCAGGACATTATAATGTCGCAAACAACTCTgtgactcctctctcctctgtgcttttgttttctaattGTACTATAATGAAAGCACCCCTCAGTAGTTGTGATTGTATCGTGAAAATTTGACTCTCAATCGCAATTTTCAGGATTGAAAGTAATGTACGATACATTCAGTCTCTCCCCACTGGGTGTCATATATTTATGATTGTAATATAATGTGAATAAAGTAGAATGATGgctaaatatgtgtgtttgcgcTAATGTGTACCATAGGAGTACATGTAGACTGTAAATGAGAGTACTGATCATGTTTTGTTCTcctgttttttgcttttttttaggTATGAATGAAGTAAGTTTGCTTTACTTTATCCTGTCTTCAAGAGCTTTCTGGAAGTTTAAGGGGGTTGCATGGGCACTGTAAAGACCAAAGGCGATAGTTCACAAATACTTAAGGAAAACAACGCCAGTACCATATATAATCACAAGAGATCTGACTGCAATCTGTCATTTTACCTTGTAAGTGTGCCACACATAGTCTCTGGTTGTCACATAAAACAACCAGTTATTCCCCAAAACATGTTGGAGTGATCATGGTGTGTTGCAAAGGGAAGAACATCCTGCAAGCCAGTTCTGCATGTAGAGAAAAACGACTGTAAAATCTCATTTGTGGTTGAAAGTTTTGAATTGGTCCCAAGTGCAATGGAATTAATCAGCTGTTTCTCAAAAACTGGCTCGCAGAAGTTTCTCAGTCCACCAGTGGAAACacaaaccaccaccaccactagTGTTTTGAATCATGTGAACTATTGTTTAATGGGAATACGTACTGTACGTCACCAATGACTAGAGCTGTTTTTGAAACACTTCTGTTCAAACTAATTCTGAGACATCGCCATTATCAACTGCACTAATCATTGGCTGCATGGCAAATTTGCACGCTTTCTTTgcaatatatgtgtgtgtcactctcGCTGACAGCTCACTTTACATGCCTCTGATCACCGTCGTGTTGCACAGTCTGTTGATTCAGATTCTCACTTCCTCATATTCATCTTTCTCAGACACGGATAAGCCTGTGTCTGAAAAGCAGATACTGAtatattctgcatttttatgTTAACTGTCTCTTCGTCTGAGTCTACCATCAATGTCTATAGTTCATGAGACATAAACTGTCTCATGAACTAAATGGGTTGAATTTAATGTCCATACATGCATTACACTTACTGCACATTGGTCACAGGCAAGTCTTGAAACACACCAATAGCATCATggccaaaaaaaacatgaaattgaCACATGTGATAGAATCATCTGCACTGCATGATGCTAACTGGTGAAGCCTGACCCACAGTAACCCCTCAGCTCAGGGAATGGCTGCTCAGTTCTGACACCATCTCATGAAAGCCGCATGCAGTCCTGTGTATTGTACCATGCTTCGCTGGTATTAGAGCCGTCATCTTTTCTTTTACCTGCCTGACTCACTGACTAAGTGTCAATTAACATCCCAGAAAGCGTTGTCAATCTAAATGCATTAATGGAGACAAATGTCTTTTCAAGAAAATGATTTAACATGTTGTGACCTGCATGTCCAGTTTTATTCCAGGACTTAGCAACACTTTTGTCtggaacttttttttaacaagtgtaCAGCTAAAGTTCATTCTGTCTGCATATTTGTTTTCCATTCCAGAAAACAAGAACATGCTTATTTTAAAGTGATTTTAGACACCACGGTGTTGTAAGCCTGTTCTTTGACTGTAACAGCCAAGCAACTGCCTcctctaacaaaaaaaaaaaaaaaaaaaaaatgcaagaacaCATATAGAAAGTCTGCACATGTTTAAAGGTTTAGCAGTTGTATGGACCCACAGTCATTTCTcatgttgtgtattttctgtgaaTAATATCCTGATATTGTGCCATTGCATTAGTCGGTGCATCAGCAGTCTCAGCGCATTGACCGAATCCACTAAAAGCTTGATCATGTCTGTATATTATTTCTcatgtttgctgtctgtctctttctctctcttattGCAAAGACAGTACAGACTGCTGCACCCGCCCCATGTACATTTATTTCTACATCACGTCATTTAAAAAGCTGGTGGAAATGTCAGAACTGATGAGTGTCAACGCTGTAGGGAAAACACAACTCTCGCTCCTGGACAAAAACTAAGAGATCCAATCTAGAAATTGTTCGATGTTGTGTCTTTCAGTCATTCCACAAACTGTATTATTTTGATTCAGTAATCAgcgaaaaagaaaacatgttccGTATAtccttttgtcattttgtcatagctagattttttttttttttgttggtttgttttttacaatGATTATGCTTTCTGAATGTCTTTAATTGATTTGATCAGCTTTGAAAATGAGGGTAATTTCCTGCTATGATTAGTTTTCTTTCGATAGCGGAGATGTGATTTTGAGTAAACGCTCCCAAAGTCGAGCCACATGTAGCATCATGAGAAAGCCCGTGACATGCCATTCCACTCAAAACATTTTCCCCAAAGTTTTACGTTCCGGACACGCTCTTAGATAGGATTGTTTCCTGATTAATTGTTTTAACTCTGCCGTCTTGGATGCATCGTCATGCCTACACTTTGGCTGTGTGTTGTCATATCAGCTATTGGGAATGTTAAGTTAGGTAAATAACCATATCTAAGCACTGTGACAAGAGGTTCATTATATGAACAATATTTCATTGTTTAAAGGCGTAATCAGCATCTGGTTTATTGATCTGAAATAAGGCTTATTCTGCGcttattttcagctgtttaattCTTTCTATCAATATTATTGTGATGTGTATTAATACATGTTATCATTGCAGTTCCACTATGGGTGACGAGGAACTTCCTTGTTAATTCTGTCCACCAATTAAAtttcctgctgcctgctgtttcatgtctgcatgtctcttttcagtgttgaggaggaggaatagaAGCAAATTCACTGAAACtcacctgtcagtgtgtgatcGGTGCATCCCGCTGAGAAACAGATCAGAGAGTCACGGGTGCGGGATGAATGGCCGCAGATTGGCGGATGACCTAATTTAACAGTGAAAcggaaaaaaagaacatgagGAGGTTGGAAACTGCAAATTGTGGGGGAGATTTTACGATTCTTTGCATAAATCTTTCAGCTTGTACATAAAGATTTTACTACGTTTTAAACATTGTTTAAAACAGTCGGACCACAGTTTGTACTTGTGGCCTGCGCGGGACGTTACTGTATGAAAATGACCGCTGTGCTGAGATCGGCTGAGCGTAATGTTTCCCTTTGGAAAGAAGCACGGCTGTTCCCAGCATTACTAATGTTTTAATACTCTCCCCTAGACTTACAACGCCCTCTCCACAACATGTTAAAACAATACAATGGTGTTAAACTGGTACAACATGTACCCGTTTCCAGTGGCGTGTCCACACTTTCTTGACCAGGGTTGCACAAGCGGGCCACTGGCTGATGCATGTAGTGTGTGTAGGCATGGTAAATTAATAGCATTAATTTACTATTTCTCATGTCTAATTACTAACTATACAATTTATTACATTcctatttttaactttttatctAAGATAAACAGTCCCACCAGTCACAACAGCAGAATGACACCACACAAATACAATATAAAGCTTCTATAGTCCTCAAATTACGTACTGAAGACGCCTATACAGATTCAAGAACACTCGTCATACAAGCTGTGTCAAATTAGGGTCCCGCCTCTCACTGGGCAGCCAATCATACTGTAGGATGACGGGATGGCACTTGGAgtggccaatcagatttcagggTGGACTGTGCAACGCAATAAAAGCCTATTACAGTGAGATAACTTTTCGTCTGTGATGAAGTGCGCCTTTATGAACCATATTAAAGCTGTTAATGTAACTAAAGCTGAAACGGTTTACTGCCAAATATTcattgaggtttttttttcccagtttcaATTTCAAATATAACTGtgaactgaacatctttgagttttggactgctgATCAGGTAAAGCAATCAagttgaaaaagaagaaaaacataaccaacctgtttctttttttctttctctccctcctaaATAATATTTCAACAGTGCCTGAAAAATATTTGAGCACTTTGTGTTTGGCTGCTACCAGAGAAATGCATCACATGACACACTACACCTTTCCGTGTAACTCCCATTAAGCAGGAATGTGTTAAAAAACTTAACACATCAATCAGCAAAACAAAGCTTTTATAGTGTTCGTGAACAGGTTTTATGCATTACATTATCAATAATTAATCTGATAAACAAAAAGATTTAACCTGAGCACCGTCTTAGTGCGGTAAATAAAGAATACAGCTTATGTGGCAAGGAGGAAGCATCATAATAAGCACAAGCTGTGGCACTTCAGGGGCAACACTGGGCCTTTTTGTTTCACTAAACATGAATCTTAAAGTCCTCTAATCTTTTTTCTTGCTGTAGTTCGCCGTCAGGAAATACAGGGATTAACAGGGGAAGAGGAATTCTGGCCACAGGTGGATTAAAGTTGTCCCAGAATAGTGATCATGTGATGTAGATCTTGACCTGCAGGTGATCCAAAGTCGACATGACTGTAATTGGACACAATTGTGGCTTCCACATGAATTAAAAAAGCAATTATAAATAGTAGATTCACACTTTGTTGCACGTCATTGCACAGTTCAGTACCCGTGTTGCACTGAAATCCGGTGGAAAGAACACATAATGAATagtgaaatttaaaaaatgtatagGAACCAACCCTGACCTTCTTTATCAGTGAGAAACTGTGATCTACAAAGCTTGTGAGCTTTGATGTCCTGAGTAATGAAAGTGGGCAGACAGGATGGGCACAGCAGGCCAAGGCAGAGATTAGGTGCTGTTTTGTTAGCGCCTCTAACACTGAGCCCAGTGTGCAGCCATGACGCttgttgtgtttgcagagacACCGAGTTGGGTTAGATTGATAAAGTGGAAGTAAATTGAAAGAGCAACCCAAAGCAGTGTGACTGGGCAAGGACAAAAGGTGAGACGAGTGGCTACTATAGTACCATcggacagagagaaatgagcagagggacagagaaagagcaaTACACAAATCCATGTTATCTGAAGTTACCTCTGGTTATAGTCCAGGGCGTTAAAAACAATACATTCAGCCTTTTGCAGGAacttttacacagaaaaagaaaatgattcaCAATAACCAAAAATAACTGAACAGGGAAGAAAGACGCAATGTCATTGGCTGCGTGGTGGGTGCGTTACTTTGCAGATCATTTTTCTGGTCGTGTCTGCATAAACTCTGGCAGATCATTTACAAAAACCCCTCTTTATTGTGTGTAAATTGGTTTCTGGTAATTTCATGCAGTTGACATTTGTCTGGGATTATGCAACACTGAAGTGCCACAGCAGCTAAAATGATTTAGGCCCTGTTTCATTGCTCGTCTGTCAGTCACACATGTGCAAGCCTCAAGTCTAAACCCTCAAGTCTCAAGCAAGCCAAGCAATTAGCCAAAGAGGACAAGCCTCAAGTCATGAATACCAAGTCAAAGTAACTTGACTTGTAAAAGCAAAGTTGAGTTTTTCATCAGTGTCTGTCAATAATGGGCTGGAGTTACTATCTTATTTGTCAACAAATGTTTTAGGTAATTACATAACTTAGAAATGCTAGTTTATTTTTACTCCACATTCTTGTCACAATTCCTTTGAAAGAATTTTACATTGCGAGATTCCGATTTAAGTCTGATGCCATGTAGTGTTGATTTTTTGACTGCATTGTTTCGAATTGACTGATTTTTGAGTCCCCTCACTCACATTCATGATCTCACAGACTGTCATCAACCACAGGCCAGATTTTGGGTGACACGCAGCATGGTGAGGCTTCAGTGACATGAGAATGAAATTTTGGAAATAATAATGTTTGACACCACCGCTGACCCTCTGGCATTCTCAGGTCACTGAGTACAAATGCACATGAAAGCAATGGTTTGGGTTTTCCCTCCGTTTCTTTTAAGCTGTGGAACAAAGCAACAGCGGATATAGTGTAGAGACTGGAGCCATGGCCTATACATAGCCGTCAGAGGGGGCGGAAACTGACGCATCGTTACCATATATGGATGCTGCTACTATGGGCAAGCACGCGCACACTCACAACTATGTTGcgttcattttctgtctcctaAACATTTTGCAGTCGTTCTCTGTGCCGTTCAGGCTCTTCTATTTGTTGACAAGCACACTAAAGCATTATCAGAAAGCTAAAGACTCTTACGTCTATTCTTCCATTCATGAGTGGAAAGCTCCACCTTCAGTTGCGTCAGTTTGTTTATAGTTCCCGCCCCTCCCAGCTGATCAAAACGGTAGGCACTCAGCCGAGCGGGATATTTCATCAGCGACCGTAGACACCGCacctctgtcctcttgtctgcGTCCTTTCACCACCATCAGTAAGAAGATTTTAAAGGTAACGCACTTTATCATGTTTCACTGGTTACATTAAACAATTACTTTTTTACATAAGTCGTGTTCTAACGACCTTTTCCGCCTGTATGATACACTTGCTCGGTCGTAGAGGTGGACTGATGCAATCCCTCCTCGTGTGTTGGCAGTTGTATTTGGGGTActaacgtaaaaaaaaaaacaacgctCCGCATCTTTGCTCGGTAGTATGTGTCtaggaataaaataaaaacgtTTCTTGACCAGCGGTAACGTTATATATACAGTTTTTCCAGTTTATTTCCAGTAGGTGCCATTTTCTAAGGCGGCGTACATTCTCATTTGAGCGGGGACTTCGCTGATGTACCCAAACGGAAAACCTATGCAAAGTAGAAACGAGACACGTAACGAGAGGTGACCATTGTGAGGAAACGTTTGAACGATTTTCCGTTTTTTAAATACACGGCTCAACACTTTTCGGTGCTATCACacgctgttttcattcattgttttggtccGAGCCGACTAGCACAGTCCGCTAGTAGAGGATGCTACTAAGGCGTGGGATGATCGTAATGCTGCTTTCAAAGGCCTCCCCAAAAGCTCAGATTTTCCGAAATCCAATGAAGTATCCTTAAATAAAACGGGCcttgtgtcaaaataaaataatttggCAGTTGTTTATACACTTACTTATTTAAATCAAGCGacagagctgctttttaaatgcaAAGACGGATGcaataaaaatacacaacagtAAGTGAACTCGTGAATGATGTAAATGATAAAGACATGGCTCTAAGTACAAAATTAATAGTTACGTTTACATTTTATTACCAAGACTGTCATGTGTGACTATTAAAATCAACCAATGACAAACACCAGAAGCACGAGTTCTGTGTGTACACAAGGTAATTACAATGTTTCCATAACCCACGAAGGCAACATTAGGACCACGCGAGAGCCGACAAGAGCCACGTAGCTACCTGCTGCTTCGGCCACTGACAGATGGAGTATCAGCGAGACGGACAGCCGAACATCGCCCAATTTGGTTAGGACCTCTTGTACGAAAGGCTATTTTAAGTGTCCGTTACTGTAGCTTTTACTGTAACCTTAATTCCCTGCATCCGCGCGTGCCATCAAAGTGAGTCATTCTTCCGGGTATGTTCTGTAGCGTGCTGTCCTCGCTCTGGGTGTTACCATGCTTGTGTTGCATCAGCCGATTAAAAGCCACTCTCAAATAAGAGATGTTGTGAAATGATGGCGGCGGTGAACTCAAGAGTAGAGACTCAAACGTGTTTAGCGATGGTCAGGTGGTTGGATGGGATGGGATGGGTTAGGATGGAGTGGAGCGGTTAGTGGAAAAAACAGGTAACCACATGCCTCGCTACTCTCTCTTAATCTAACCTGGGTTCAGCTcaggacagaaagacacaaaacccATAAACGTTAAACTACAGGCTGGTTTTGGCACTGCCAATCACACCTTGTCACTGCTTCAGCTATCTTTGTTTGCTTGAACACACTGACATATGTTAGATTATTTTTATTGGTGTACTCTGGGGTGAATGTGGTACACACGCAGTTGCCAGCCTCTTaagtacacacagaaaaaataatgCAGTCCCATACAAAAACGTGCAGATAAATCCTGATCCGAGTTTTTGAGAGGCATTGATCCAACTTTAGGGTAATTTGAATTGAGTTGAATTTAGGgctgcaacaattagtcaattagcTGGCAACTATTAAATTATTCTGCAATTATTTTGATAAGCAATTAATCATTTTTGAgtcaacaaattaaaaattccAGATTCTTAAATGTGTATATTTACTGatttctttactcctctatgaCAGCAAGTTTAATATcttgggttgtggacaaaacaagacattcaaGGACATTATCTTGGGTTTTGAGAAACCAGCTAATCAGTTAATTAAGCAAATAgttgacagattaatcaatgaaaaTAATGGTGAAGCTGGGAAATCTTGGCTTCTAATTAGTTGCAACAATTAAATACTTGACGGGAAAATTAGATGAAAGACAGCTGTCaagtgtttctgtatgtgtggcGTCATTTTTTCTTCACCACAAGGGACATTCCCATCAACTGGTTTCCCCAACGTTTAAATAGAAGTTTAAAACGTCGGCTTGTCTAAAAGTAAGCAAACATtcaaaaaacagtcaaaattgaGCACAGTTTGTCTGGAAAAGAGCCACTTTAGTTGCACTGGTAACCATGCATTTGCACATTATCATAAATATAAATTAATATGCTTAATCGACTAGTATTTCTGGTGCTGACTAGTGAGGATAGTGCGCATGTCTTGGCATGCAAAGGTATCTAGCTGACAGTTTATCTTTTCTTCTAATGTGCTGATTTATAGTTTTGTTCTTGTGGCTGTTAATGTTGACACCGTTGGCAGTGGTTATGGGAAAGGGAACAGGTTGGTTAGTTTGTCACATTCCATCGCACAGCAACAGCAGTTTTTGGCAGGAGGGCTGGTTTTCTGCCAGGTGACTTAAAGGGTCGTTCAGTTCAGTCTCAGTGGTCGGTCTGtccacacatacatgcacacaagtgtgcacacatgcagtaacAACACATACAGCCTTTATGTGAAACGACAGCGTACCttatgcatacaaacacacatttgtagCTCAAAAGGCATACTGTTCATAACTTCAAACACCTGGAAgaccattgtgtgtgtgtgatgcttgAAAACGGTCATAGTGCAAGGTACCTTCCAGTGTTGTGTAAGGTCACAGTAGCTCTCTTCAATGGTTTAGCCCTGCAGGGTACTGAACATGTTGTTCCCTTTGTTCAGCTACTGGCCCCTCAAATGTCTGTACAATTGTGTTGCACCGTCATTTGGAGGAATGTTAGtggttttcagtttttcagtgagTCTAATTGTGGAACCGTATTTCCAAACAAGAAATCCAAAATTCATTTTGGGTGTGACCAAATTTAGATATTTGAATTTACTTGTTTATTTAGTTACAGAAactcagtgtcagtgtcaccattttaaatgaagaattGTAGTTTTTACGTTTGAGACAAAGGCGGTGGATAAAAAAGTTCCTTTGTAGCTCGATTATTATATTTCTGAATTCTgcctcatgtttttgttttagccTGGGAGCAGATTTGTGGAGAACGTTGTGGCTAAAGACATTAGAAAAAAGTTGTAGTTAATTATTAGATACACTGCTGCTATCATATAGCAGAACTGA
Above is a window of Chaetodon auriga isolate fChaAug3 chromosome 15, fChaAug3.hap1, whole genome shotgun sequence DNA encoding:
- the LOC143332432 gene encoding sorting nexin-12 isoform X2 encodes the protein MSVADTRRLNSKPQDLTDAYGPPSNFLEIDVYDPQIIGVGRNRYTTYEVRMRTNLPIFKLKDSCVRRRYSDFEWLKNELERDSKIVVPSLPGKALKRLLPFRGDEGLFEESFIEERRLGLEQFINRIAGHPLAQNERCLHMFLQEESIDRNYIPGKV
- the LOC143332432 gene encoding sorting nexin-12 isoform X1, whose amino-acid sequence is MSVADTRRLNSKPQDLTDAYGPPSNFLEIDVYDPQIIGVGRNRYTTYEVRMRTNLPIFKLKDSCVRRRYSDFEWLKNELERDSKIVVPSLPGKALKRLLPFRGDEGLFEESFIEERRLGLEQFINRIAGHPLAQNERCLHMFLQEESIDRNYIPGKVRH